GGATCCAGGAATCCAAATTTCATTTATGCACTATGACTTTTTAACTGAATTACACTGCTCCCTCCAAGGTTGGTAAACACAAAAATTGGCTACCAAGGGAGGATTGGGGGACTTTTGGGGGCAGTTTCCAAAAAATGAAGCACTAAAAAGATGGTCCTGTATCACAGAATTTAAACTGAccaggaaattttttaaatgtttatttagttttgagagagagagagagagagagagagagagagagagtgtataagcaggggaagggcagagacagagggagatatagaatctgaagcaggctccagactccgagatgttggcacagagcccaatgcagggctcgaacccacgaaccatgagatcatgacctgagctgaagtcggaggcttaactgactgagccaccaaggcacccctgacCAGGAATTTTTATCTGCAGCTGTGAAACAGCCACAGTTTCCCCTAGTTGGCTGCTTTAGCAATGGCTGGGTTCGGAAATCATTCTATAGTttcactatacgctaactaatttggatgtaaattaaaaaaaaaaataaaataaaaatactatccGTAGTCTCTTAAGAATATAGGGCCCCTTTGGCTCCTTTGGCTGGCACTCAAGACCCTCCACTATGACACCCACTTACCATTTCAGCCTCACTGCCCACTCTCCCCAAGTGGAATCCTGTACTCCCTCCAGACTTCCCTCTGAATGTGCCTGACTTATTTATAAGCCTGGACAGCTGCTCCATTCCATTGCTCCCATCATTAGTGTGGAATGGAATCAAGACCCTAATTTTGGACTTTTTCTTTCCAAGTAGGCTAAAGTCTCCACTTGGctggaagaaaatgataaaacaaggACACAAGTGAGACCATGATACCTCGGTGGCTCTTGAATCCCTTTCTCTTTCGCTCTTCCCAACTTAACTTCCAGTCCCCATTGTCTGTGTGTGAGTTGACAGTTTTCACATCAGTATGACAAACAGAAGAGGCGTCTGGGGGATCTCTCTGGAAACTTACCTGCGATGGGTGGGCTCACCAAGTACGGCACTGCATGAAGGAAGTATACCACACCGAGGGCTGATGACAAAGACGTGGTCCCTACTATTTCTGCAGTCACTACTGGGATCAGAGTCACGTAGGCACCATCAAAGTAGCCAAAGGTACAAGAGAAAGGCACGAGGAGGGGAAGACTCTGGAGCATCGGGAGGCAGAGATAGCAAAGCCCATCCAGTCCCACGGCAAAGAGGTAGCAGACATACCGGTAATTCTTCAGGCACCTGTGGATTTGAAGACCAAGAATGAGTGCAGAATGCACAGCTTCTATCAAAGAGCTTTGGAACCAGGGCCATGCAGCGATAAGCACTGCAGTTATTTATAGAGAAGGCTTCCCGTTATCCATGTCGTCTACCTATCTTTCTTTTGGTATAGGAACACACAAGACTTCATCTTCCCAGGAAACATGGTGTGGCACAAAATACGCTCTAGAACTAGAAAGGCGGAAGTCTGAATCCAGTTCTGTCACCTACGAACTGCTTAACTCTAATCTCCATTTCTTTAAGCTGTATAATGGGAAGGTTACCTATCCCATACGGTCACCCTAAGGATAGTTGTAAACTAACAAGTCGAGTGTCAGGAGACTATTTTCTAGCCGTCTACCATATTAGATGCTTTCAGGTACGTCACCCATTGGTGTCTGCTACGTCATATGTGGTCAATAACCCAAGTTACACAAGGGAGAAGCTAGAATATGAAGACATTAAAATGACTGGCCAGAGATGATGTCAGTCTTGTACTAGGACTAAGTGTTATTTTCAAGACCTCCCCAGTGGTACTTCCGTTACCTTTTCCCCCTATGGCTCCAAACTCATCATTGATACCAGTTATTTCAAAGACTCGGTACAGTATCAGCCCCGGCCATTTATGCTTTACAAATGTTTTTCAACCCGCAGTCTCATTTGAGCCTCACAAAATGCTAAGAGGTCAACAGAAAAATATTGCACTcgcctgttttacagatgaagacccTTGAAGATCTGAGGGTCACTAATTTTCCCTAGGTCACAGGGATAGTAAGGGGCAGAGCCAGCAGAAGAACTTAGGTCTGGTATAGCCCCTGAGCAGAGATGCCTCTATCAAACCTACACTGGGGCTGCTTCTTGTGGTGTTAGTGGTCAAGATAGAGACCCCAGCTCTTCCCGCTTTTCCTTAACCATTAAATTTGGAATTAACTTTAAATATTATACTCCTAGCACTGGAGAATGGCTGTTGGACACTGAGTAAGTACCGAAGACATAACATGTGAGAAGCCACATGATGATTGCTCTCCCAGGTCACAGCTCGAGTGTGAAGAGAATCTGAGTATCTCACTCTTCTTCAATCCAAGCAGTAAGCATTAGCTTAAGAAACTACCTAGTAGATTTGTTACAACTTGGGTTTCTAAGCCTAAAATCATACTGTAAGCATTTGCTATCCGCATGGTCAAACACAAATGTGTGGCTATAAATAATGTGTTAGTTTTGCACTTAATCTCCCTGCCTGGACTCAATTCTGTTCCTCTCTCCATTTCCAGCCAgcctctgtgttttttgtttgtttgcttgttttgttttgttttgtctttaaactAAAACCGCAACACCCAGCCTGAGCACTGACTTGACTTCGGATGGAATGAAATGTGTCACCAGAACTTGTGGTTACCACAGGTTTCTGCAATTTAGACATACCCATCATCCTGAACCGTCTAGAACAGAGGTTGGCAAACCATGGCCAAATCTAGATCACCACCTGTTTTTGCACTATCTGTGAACTCAGAAGCGTTTTCTATTTCTGAGTGGTTGGacaaaaaatcaaaagaacaatACTATTTCAACGTGTGAAAATTATCtgggaaattaaaatttcagtatcCATAGTAAAGTCCTACTGGAACATAGCCACTCTCATTTCTTCACATATTGTCTATAGTTGTTTTGTGCTACAACAGCAGAACTGAATACTTGTGATCACATGAGCCATGGAGCCAAAAACGTTTACTGTCTACCTCTTTACGGGAAAAGGTTTCCAACCTCTACCTAGAAGAAACAGCAGGGGGGTTGCCCTCAGATACTGAAAACTCATTGACGTCACTCAGATGTAGGTTTTGTACAGGGTAAGGGGATGAGGGGGATCTCAAAGCTGGGAGTCCCCTGGTAGGGCGCCGACTGTGGTTTCACGGATTTTACCTTCTGTCAGTTAGCCATCCAAATGTGATATTGCCAATAATGTCAATCACCCCGAGTATGGACATAAGGAAAGCAGCTTGCTGGTGACTCACTCCGACACTCAGAGCATAAGGTACCAAGTACACAAAGAGAGGGCTGCAGCCATAAGCCATGAACAGAACAGAGATGGCTAACACAACGAAGTCTGACATCAGTAAAAAACTGTATTCCTGTTGCAAAGAGCAACAGAGGCAGGTCTGCACCCATTTTTTAGTCAAAGTTGCACAGGGAGACACTCGCTTAAAGTCTTGTTTCTGAGTTCTACAGATGTGGTCCTGCTCTGGAGTCGTAGGGTCCTCTTTCAGAGTAATAGGCCGCATCAAGGCGCCGCAAACACAGAGATTCAAAACGAAGCCCCCAAGAATGAGTAACGCTCCCCGCCAGGAAAACTGTTCAATAAGGAGTTGAACCACCGGAGCCAGTATGAAGGTGCCAATGCCACTTCCTGACATAGCGATCCCATAAGCAAGGGCCTTCCGTCTGCTGAAATATTTGCCAACCATGGCAATAGCTGGAGAGTAACAAAGTGCAAATCCGAGACCTAAGGATGAAGAGAAGTACATGAGTTCTGGTATACCGTGAGCAGCcgatgaaacaaaatatttcagaataaatttatTTGGATTAAAGAGAATCTGGCCTTCTGTCAAAcccttttaaaactattttctacaCCAAGCTGAAGAGGAGTCTCCCTGACCCGTCATTCACAGTTTGGGAAGCATAgtatgtgtggatggatggatggatggatggatagatagatatctacAGATATCTATATCTgccatatttttttaaggtttgcttCCAAAGAAGAAAgtcatagatatagatatagatatagatagatatatgaaatgaaatatattttaatatgtgaaatattaaaatgaaaggaagagcTTAAAAAATCATTACGCGAACTGAATTTGAATAActggaaaatgaagataatgctGACCCCAGAAACTTATTCTCCCCACCCAATACCTCTTTTTATCTTGAATTATCCAGAGGATTACTTCAACTCTTCACTGCCTATGAAAACACAACTCTGATCATCTGGACCACTCATGGAATTTGGGTTTAAATAGCATATATGACCCCATGAAAGTTTCAGAATAATTTCACATAATGGGGAAACTTCATGCCAACTTTGTGTATGAACACAGCATGTACACATAGTAACCTGAACATATTCCTTAAAGTCAGCAGAAAGCCTTTTAAGGATTTTCAGTTTCTATTCCTTTTAAGTCAAGAAAATCTGAAGAGTGTAAAACCTTGAACTCATGGCAtctaaatggaaaaacagaacGACCTTCGGCTCCTATTCCCATCTGCAGTGCTGGGTGACCTATGATCCAGATTTGCCTGGACTGATGGGTTTCCGGGATATGAGATGTTCAGTGCTAAGACCAGGGCACTCCTTGGTAAACTGGGATGACTGGACACCTAGCAGTTGGGACTTTTGGGTTACATAGAacagataccttttttttttttaagcggaCACAGCCAGATTTATAAAATCATTATGAGATTATGTCCTTCATTGACCAGATCATGCTACCCCTACGGCCCAGACTGAGTTAGTGCTATTCCACATTCCTTTGAGTGATGGAGCAAAATGCCACTCCAGTGCCACCGAGTGACCCCACCTTGATGCTTTGCAGTGCCCTTAGGTATGATTTATGGGATGCACATAGATTACTTCTCTTCTTGCAGGGTTCGTCATAATTCTCTAAAGCATAATTCCATCACattgagagagaatgcataatGTAAAAATCTTCACAATAAggggctttcttttttaaattgtaaaccCCTATTTATTGGATGATGCTCCTCACTCACTATAAAGCAGGGGCAACTCAGGTCGAGCGCAGATAGTGTTTTGGTGTCTCGGCAAAGATGTTGGGAGAATGATGACTGCTGAAAATTTATGGTGCCCTGGCTAACATCTCATTGCTTCTGAGTACAGAATCTCAGCCATCCACTGCTACCAGAGGGGAAGCCGGAAATCACTTCTATCATGTGGCTGAATTGAAGGAGTGATACATTTTCATTCCAGGAGTGCAATCAATTGCATTTCCAGCTCTTTTAACTGCTAGGTAGGTAGACATAAGCTAAGTCAACTAAATTATGCAActatggggcacccaggtggctcagttgggcgtctgactttggctcaggtcatgatctcaccgcttgtgggttcgagccccggctctgtactaacagttcagagcccggagcctgctttggattctgcgtctccctctctctctgcccctcccctgctcatgctctctctctctctccttcagaaataaataaacatgaaaaaaattttacgTTACGCATCTAACAAGATGACTATTTTACGGAATACAGTTCTGTTGATTGCTTGACAACAcctgaagggggtggggagacaagCGGTACAAAGAGCCCTTACCTGTGAGAACACCCAGAGTGAGGTAGAGATGCTTCAGACTGGTGGCAAATGAGCCCAGGATGAGACCAGTCGATGCAAGCAAGCCACCCAGCATGATTCCCACTTGACAGGATAAATGGTTACTGATGACACTCCCAAGTGGAGcttcaaaaacaataataaataggTTCAGCAGAGAGGCCTTGAGGGCACTGTGGAAAGGCTGTGGGGTTGCGTTGACAGAACAGAGAATGGTTGACCTTTACGGCATCAAGCCCGTCTCGCTCATTTCACATATTTGGAAACTGAGAACAGAGGAAATGACTTGTCTATGGTCACACGGAGAACAAGTAGCAAAGCCGGAATTAGGATCGGTTCTGCTGAGTTGCATTTCCGTGCGCCCTTCGCTTCTCCATTCTATTATAGTCATAATTCCAGGGCTCAAGGTGCTTTTAAAATAGTGAATCAGCTCCTTATTTAAATTACATGCCACTTACACAGGGATGTGGATTGTATGTTTCACATAGTATTAATCATGCATCATTAGCAATAATTATCACAGTTAACTAGTAGGGAAGGAAAGTGGCAACACTGTGTGGCCACTAGTGTTATGCAGGAAAAGGCCAAGGAAAAAGACCATTCCACAATCTGGTACTGTTTTCAGGCTTTAGGAAACCCTGTGGATGAGAAATCAAAACCCAGAAAATCTAGCAAAATGCCTCACATCCGTAGCGACATTTGGGTTGGCCTCACTCTATTTGTGGTTTAACAATGTGTTATAATTGTGCCAGTTTTCAGGTTTATAGAATATGAATTAAGCTGGAATAGACCAAGGAGAAATTGAAGTTCAGGGGACTATGGCATGTCCAAGATCACCAACAAGTATAGCTCAGGGCACCTGACACCAAGTTCAGGGTTATTTCACCCTGTTACTCTGTCTCCTTGGGCCTCCCAGACTGATGGCAGAGGAGACATGGGGAAAGCATGAGAATTCTTCCTATGGAACAACTCATGCTGAGCAGTATTCCTAGTACGAAGACCAGAAGAGCAAGTTCTTTGGGTATCTGTGGAGTATAATTTTGTATTGGTCAGGTTGAAACTGGGGCCTGACTCAAATGTACGTGACAGAACCAGTCGTCAGCCTGATGTCTCCTGCCTAGTTAAAACAGTGGCTGTGTGCCTATATAATCTCTGGAGAACAGGAAGGAGCAAAACTCCTGAGAATATATCTAATTCTCCAGGCTACTGCCGCTATGGCTATTGGAAAGTGACAAAACTTACACTAAACTCAATGAAAAGTGCCCCCAGTGGGTGTCTGCAGCCTCTTCTCCATCTCCTGCCAGATGAGCAACATGGAAACTGGTACATGGAAACCGGATCCAACAGGCCTCAAGTCCTTGCATGGCCTCCAgtccttgaattttaaaatgctgcatCTAATATGACCCAGCTTTATCACACAGTCACTGTGATCCTGTTGGTCACCGAAGGCCATTTAGTCTTCTTCTGGGGATTATAAATATTCTCCAAAAGATAACAGTGAGGGAAATGAGTCACCTGTGTCATCTGAGAAAGATAAACATGGCTCACTTGGCATACAAAGGCTGCGACTAATAACATGACCCTGAAAACCAACTGATAATcttcctgattaaaaaaacaaacaaaacaaacaaacaagaaaacagggTAGAAAACCCAAAGATATTATTTTCTGATCCCTTAAGACCTTCCAGGGTTATCAGTAGACAGAGTCAACTTAGCCTTCTCATGAAACGTACTCTTCGTCCTAGAACTGCTCTCAAATTCCTCCCAacaaaggaaatacatttcaGCACAATTCAACTTATTCCTGagtatgtccatttttttttctaaaaataagtatGAATCAGTACCTAGAGTGGAATCAGTTGATGTTATTTATAAGTTATTAAATAATATGGGATTTCCTTTTTGCCACAAGACATGGCCTGAAGagataatagtattttttttttaatactaaggattcatttaaatgaaatgattaaaTGGGTCTAGACTGCAAATAGATCATTCCAACTTGTCCCAATCTCAGAAACTCTCTAAGACATTCATTTAAGAACTTTGGTTTAAAACGTtcgaaaagaaaaatctcaagacTAGCGTTCCTCTACGACACAGATGGATTGAGAGATTCCATGGATTTTGAGACGACTCTGTACGTCCTCTGTAGTACCCTTGGGGTTTCCTGAATGAAATTATAGTGACGGTGAACGTGCTGATCACATGACTGTACCATCCCATCCTTCCCTCATACTTCTCTAAGAATGAAGGTTTACgcatgaaaaacaaaatccatgagCCACATTTTGAACCTCTGGGAAGGGAACAGAATAAGAACAAGATTTTGTTGGCATTTGCTTAAGGAGATCATATAGGAATGGCTCATAGTGCGATCCAATGACCGTTTTCATGACTGGAGAATGAGGGGCCATAGCATTTAGCAAAGAGAGGTCAAGCATATACTGTATGGTTAACTGTTTCCCAAATCAGGATGAGTCCTGTGAGGTCCAGCACCCTATCTCTATATGGGAGCACCAAATAGTATGTCTTTTTGAGAGTGTTAATCACCTGTTCTATCTGCCCTCAGCGAAGACCATTAATTCCAAGGGCAGGTCTGGTTGGGTTTGGTTGAAGGTAGGATcggtcttttctttttatatagtCTTAGCCAACTTTTAGCAAAGCCCTTCTATTCATAAAAAGCTGGTAAACAGAAGCAGTGGAAGGCCAGTGTCACGTACAGTTCAAGAGTAACCAATAATTGTCTAGCCCTGGTGATACTCACCACAGAGCATGGTCACACAGTCTACAATGGAATGGATCCAAGCTGTTTGTGCATAATCCTGAGTGAAGTATGTCTGGAACtccacaaaaaaaatggaaatacatctGAAAAATACAGTGCAAgaattttatacaaaaaaaaaaaaaatgaatgagcatggaTCAAAACCACAGCTTCAAATTCTGGTTCAGCTGTTCAAATTCTGGTTCAGCTGGTTTAATTGGTTTTCAGTGGTACATTGCTGGACCATAGTAAGTAGGAAGTCAGAATGGCCCAATGGCTACGGAGCCACTCTAAAGGATGAGAAAGAATGTTCATCCACTAGAAGGGCTGCTGAAGCCAAGTGGATATGAGGATCACTGCTGTAGGGAAGGTTTTATGGGAAATATGGCAGGTCAAAAAAATGggttcttttttatcttcatatttcaCCAACATCTGTGACTTCTAAGAGGTTGTTACACAAGTTAAAATTTGACAATTAAGAATTATAcatctctcagggtgcctgggtggctcagccagttaagcattccactcttgattttggctcaggtcacgatctcacaattcatgggatcgggccccatgtcggggcttgggattctttctgcccatcctctgctctctctttctctctctctcaaaaaaaggagTTCTACATCTCCTCTCCCAGCAATTTCAGTTCTAGGTTTTAACAAAAGGTAATAAtcaaatgatgataataatagtaataatagatACACATaaaaggatatattttatttaaaaaaaattttttttcaacgtttatttattttggggacagagagagacagagcatgtacgggggaggggcagagagagagggagacacagaatcggaaacaggctccaggctccgagccatcagcccagagcctgacgcggggctcgaactcccggaccgcgagatcgtgacctggctgaagtcggacgcttaactgactgcgccacccaggcgccccaaaaggatatattttaaagaactatttGTAAAGGCCAAATATTGTAACCAACCTATTTGCCCATCAATAAGGGACTGGCTAAGTAAATTTTGACATcaataacatgaaatatttttaggtGTTAAAAACGATGatttgatatgtatttattgatttggGAAAAAATTCACAATACAATGTTAAGTAAAACAAAGTAGTTTATATAGTAAAGGCTTATTTTGATAAAATCATAGTTcatataaatagagaaaaaaaccaaaaaagtaccCAGTCATTATACGTGAATGGTGACATTATAAATAATcacgacagagagagagacagacagacagacagacagagacagagaaactttacactgaaaaattaattaggaaaaaaaagatgtaagtgATTTTAGAGCAATGATTTGTATCACTGTACAAGTTTGAATGAATGTCATACAGATTAGCAAGTTTCCCAATTCAGGGCAGGAGCTTCTAGTACTCGATTACAGCCAGGGAAGGATCAGGTCTTGGTGAGGATGAGATAGGAGGTCGTCTCTCTGGATAGGGCTACCGTCTAACCCATCATGCTTCAGCAGCCCGCAGTAACCTGTTATTTCTCTCCCCAGCCCTTTCCAGTTGCTGCTAGATGTGAAGGCGGGtgatggagaaaaagaagaaggaggagaatcAGGTAGAACCAGGACAACTGTGTCAGGCAGGGCCAGCTTTCCCAGCGTGCATCCTCTGCAATCGCACAGAATCTGGCACTCAGAAGCATAGAATTTCAGCTGTCACGGTCTTAAAATTTCTAACACGCTCatctttgaattcatgttttgtAAGTAAAGTCCAAAGGAGCAACAGGGCATGCACGCGAGCAGAGGAGATACACGCACCACGTGTGTTTGCGACTCTCCACCTTCCCATGGACACGTGTGGTATTAGACACGCAAACTCTGGTGGACTCACAATGTGTGGGCGTTGGGTTAGACTCAGAGTGTGTGCAAGTTATGTTACACTGACAACTGAATAAGCATGGGGGTAGGGAGAGGAAGGCTCTCACTCCTGAGAGAGGCCATGCTTTCCTTTCAAATCAGAACTTGTTTCAAATGCAGAAAGCAAGCAACAGTGTTCTAGGAAACACAAAGCACTGAGGATTCCCATATCCTTTCCGACTCAGGTTATGTCTCAGTATTTTACTAGCCAACCACTTACGCTGAAAATCATgacatggaggaaaaaagaaaggtagggCTACCCAc
This window of the Prionailurus viverrinus isolate Anna chromosome D2, UM_Priviv_1.0, whole genome shotgun sequence genome carries:
- the SLC16A12 gene encoding monocarboxylate transporter 12 isoform X2: MLGGLLASTGLILGSFATSLKHLYLTLGVLTGLGFALCYSPAIAMVGKYFSRRKALAYGIAMSGSGIGTFILAPVVQLLIEQFSWRGALLILGGFVLNLCVCGALMRPITLKEDPTTPEQDHICRTQKQDFKRVSPCATLTKKWVQTCLCCSLQQEYSFLLMSDFVVLAISVLFMAYGCSPLFVYLVPYALSVGVSHQQAAFLMSILGVIDIIGNITFGWLTDRRCLKNYRYVCYLFAVGLDGLCYLCLPMLQSLPLLVPFSCTFGYFDGAYVTLIPVVTAEIVGTTSLSSALGVVYFLHAVPYLVSPPIAGWLVDTTGSYTAAFLLCGFSMIFSSVLLGFARLVKKMKKTQLQFLAKESDPKLQLWTNGSVAYSVAKELDHKEEEAVTVAVLPT
- the SLC16A12 gene encoding monocarboxylate transporter 12 isoform X1, producing MAKRNRVRSTSPPDGGWGWMIVAGCFLVTICTRAVTRCISIFFVEFQTYFTQDYAQTAWIHSIVDCVTMLCAPLGSVISNHLSCQVGIMLGGLLASTGLILGSFATSLKHLYLTLGVLTGLGFALCYSPAIAMVGKYFSRRKALAYGIAMSGSGIGTFILAPVVQLLIEQFSWRGALLILGGFVLNLCVCGALMRPITLKEDPTTPEQDHICRTQKQDFKRVSPCATLTKKWVQTCLCCSLQQEYSFLLMSDFVVLAISVLFMAYGCSPLFVYLVPYALSVGVSHQQAAFLMSILGVIDIIGNITFGWLTDRRCLKNYRYVCYLFAVGLDGLCYLCLPMLQSLPLLVPFSCTFGYFDGAYVTLIPVVTAEIVGTTSLSSALGVVYFLHAVPYLVSPPIAGWLVDTTGSYTAAFLLCGFSMIFSSVLLGFARLVKKMKKTQLQFLAKESDPKLQLWTNGSVAYSVAKELDHKEEEAVTVAVLPT